From one Nonomuraea polychroma genomic stretch:
- a CDS encoding serine/threonine-protein kinase, translated as MSGETSHIGRYRLLSVLGRGGMGTVHLAEDPAGQRVAVKVINPELTQHEQFRMRFRREADAARRVRRFCTAAVLEAALDGDQLYVVTEYVPGPNLEEAVRQSGPLRGSSLDALAVSVATALTAIHGAGVVHRDLKPSNVLLSPVGPRVIDFGIARALDTLGGVTGTGELVGTPRYMAPEVLRGDPISPACDVFSWGCLIAFAASGRTPFGGETLPAIVYQVLNTEPNLADVDPGLRELLAAALRKDPAMRPTAQQLLDHLVGRSAGPEQAAQTVQVAWQHATAAYTEVQPTKKAGRGKLYGALAGAAVLLVGASVGAWSVLGPSGPPDLGVLYAEDFTQTSGGWSGTYDPEASSSYGYRTDGTYGLDVEKGYEERWAKAPIPFLVATPTTTPDPSATPTPMLPASVVVGVTAEIKRSSGTGEYGVYCHNSNDDDTYYEFGLDTKGMARIRRIVDGAGGTLAQPVLVDDVRGKPARIVASCEQRGSAVRLTMWVNDEQVHQVDDPNGIGNGFVGLFARTPKGSDSVLKTTFDDFELRGTKEES; from the coding sequence GTGAGCGGTGAAACCTCCCACATTGGGCGCTACAGGTTACTCAGCGTGCTGGGCCGCGGTGGGATGGGCACGGTGCACCTCGCCGAGGATCCCGCCGGGCAGCGGGTCGCCGTCAAGGTGATCAATCCGGAGCTGACCCAGCACGAGCAGTTCCGCATGCGCTTTCGCAGGGAGGCCGACGCCGCGCGCCGCGTACGCAGGTTCTGCACGGCCGCGGTGCTCGAGGCCGCGCTCGACGGAGACCAGCTCTACGTGGTCACCGAATACGTGCCGGGACCCAACCTTGAGGAGGCCGTACGCCAGTCGGGTCCGCTCCGCGGCTCCAGCCTGGACGCGCTGGCCGTCAGCGTGGCCACCGCGCTCACCGCCATTCACGGGGCCGGGGTGGTGCACAGGGATCTCAAGCCGTCGAACGTGCTGCTGTCCCCGGTCGGCCCGCGCGTGATCGACTTCGGCATCGCGCGGGCGCTGGACACGCTGGGCGGCGTCACCGGCACCGGCGAGCTGGTCGGCACGCCCCGTTACATGGCGCCCGAGGTGCTGCGGGGTGACCCGATCTCGCCGGCCTGCGACGTGTTCTCGTGGGGCTGCCTGATCGCGTTCGCCGCCAGCGGGCGGACCCCCTTCGGCGGGGAGACGCTGCCGGCGATCGTCTACCAGGTGCTCAACACCGAGCCGAACCTCGCTGACGTCGACCCCGGCCTGCGTGAGCTGCTCGCGGCGGCGCTGCGCAAGGACCCCGCCATGCGGCCCACCGCCCAGCAACTGCTCGACCACCTCGTCGGCCGCTCGGCCGGGCCCGAGCAGGCGGCGCAGACCGTGCAGGTGGCCTGGCAGCACGCCACCGCCGCGTACACCGAGGTCCAGCCGACGAAGAAGGCGGGCCGCGGGAAACTCTACGGCGCTCTCGCGGGCGCCGCCGTTCTCCTCGTGGGCGCGAGCGTGGGCGCCTGGAGTGTGCTCGGCCCGAGCGGGCCGCCCGATCTGGGGGTGCTCTACGCGGAGGACTTCACGCAGACCTCCGGCGGCTGGAGCGGCACCTACGATCCCGAGGCGTCCAGCAGCTACGGCTACCGCACCGACGGCACGTACGGGCTGGACGTGGAGAAAGGGTACGAGGAGCGGTGGGCGAAGGCGCCCATCCCCTTCCTCGTCGCCACGCCCACGACGACGCCCGACCCCTCGGCCACGCCCACCCCGATGTTGCCCGCGAGCGTCGTCGTCGGCGTCACCGCCGAGATCAAGCGGTCGTCGGGCACCGGCGAATACGGCGTCTACTGCCACAATTCCAACGATGACGACACCTACTACGAGTTCGGGCTGGACACGAAGGGCATGGCCAGGATCCGGCGCATCGTCGACGGGGCGGGCGGCACGCTGGCCCAGCCGGTCCTGGTCGACGACGTGCGCGGCAAGCCGGCCCGCATCGTGGCCTCGTGCGAGCAGCGCGGGTCGGCCGTGCGGCTGACGATGTGGGTGAACGACGAGCAGGTTCATCAGGTGGACGATCCGAACGGCATCGGCAACGGGTTCGTCGGCCTGTTCGCGCGCACGCCGAAGGGCAGCGACTCGGTGCTGAAGACCACGTTCGACGACTTCGAGCTGCGGGGGACGAAGGAGGAGTCCTAG
- a CDS encoding TetR/AcrR family transcriptional regulator, with the protein MRDAVRQATLGELAEHGYAGLTVERVAERSGVHKTTVYRRWGSVEGLISDALELARDEPWPIPDTGTIQGDLRGIVQLVRSGFADPELGPVSSAFVAAAVQSPEAARALHEFFVARHDQSAEVVRRAIARGDLPDVVDVREVIRVAVAPVYYRLFVAHEPVTEQDADRAADAALAAARAGVL; encoded by the coding sequence GTGCGCGACGCCGTGCGGCAGGCCACGCTGGGGGAGCTGGCCGAGCACGGGTATGCGGGGTTGACGGTCGAGCGGGTGGCCGAGCGGTCAGGCGTGCACAAGACGACCGTCTACCGGCGCTGGGGCAGCGTGGAGGGGCTGATCTCCGACGCGCTGGAGCTGGCCAGGGACGAGCCGTGGCCGATTCCCGACACCGGCACGATCCAGGGTGATCTGCGGGGCATCGTCCAGCTCGTCCGTTCCGGCTTCGCCGATCCCGAGCTGGGCCCGGTGTCGTCGGCCTTCGTGGCCGCGGCCGTGCAGAGCCCGGAGGCGGCGCGGGCGCTGCACGAGTTCTTCGTCGCCAGGCACGACCAGTCGGCCGAGGTCGTGCGCCGTGCGATCGCCCGAGGCGACCTCCCTGACGTGGTGGACGTCAGGGAGGTGATCAGGGTCGCGGTGGCGCCGGTCTACTACCGGTTGTTCGTCGCCCACGAGCCGGTGACCGAGCAGGACGCCGACCGAGCCGCCGACGCCGCCCTTGCGGCGGCCCGCGCCGGCGTGCTTTGA
- the abc-f gene encoding ribosomal protection-like ABC-F family protein: MLIHLQSVSKSYGERAVLAELTLSVKPGERAGIVGENGSGKSTLLRLLAGVERPDDGEVVVSGDVGYLGQTLGLPPGHTVQQAVDAALAGLRAMERRMRELESALTDEVMDEYGELLTIYEARGGYEADARVDKAFHGLGLAHVGRDRVLSSLSGGEQARLGLACVLAAAPRVLLLDEPTNHLDESALTWLEDRLREHRGTVVVVSHDRVFLDRVATAVLEVEDGAVTRFGGGYTGFLSAKNAARARWEQSYAAWCEEVRQVREHAATTAHRVAAGRTMRDNNKMAYDRNAGRVQSSVASRVRNAHERLRRLLDDPVPRPPDPLRFRGTFGAAAADPAYEQAIRVADRAMDGGGADRRAVADLRDIRVGDRLRVQSLTIEAGDRLLVRGPNGAGKSTLLRTIAEHARDHVRVGYLPQEVTFDPDLAVLAAYGHGYADERAPALLSTGLFRPHTLGQKVGELSVGQRRRLALARLLAAEHDLLLLDEPTNHLSPLLAEELEQALDGYRGTLVVVSHDRALTRRFQGKELHLAGGRIC, translated from the coding sequence ATCCTGATCCACCTCCAAAGCGTTTCCAAGTCCTACGGCGAGCGTGCCGTGCTCGCCGAGCTGACCCTGTCCGTGAAGCCCGGCGAGCGCGCGGGCATCGTCGGCGAAAACGGCTCTGGCAAGTCCACGCTGCTCCGGCTGCTGGCCGGGGTCGAGCGCCCCGACGACGGCGAGGTCGTCGTGTCCGGCGACGTCGGCTACCTCGGGCAGACGCTCGGCCTGCCGCCCGGTCACACGGTCCAGCAGGCCGTCGACGCCGCGCTGGCCGGCCTGCGCGCCATGGAGCGCAGGATGCGCGAGCTGGAGTCGGCGCTCACCGACGAGGTGATGGACGAATACGGCGAGTTGCTGACGATCTACGAGGCCCGGGGCGGCTACGAGGCGGACGCCCGGGTGGACAAGGCGTTCCACGGCCTCGGCCTGGCCCACGTGGGCCGCGACCGGGTGTTGTCGAGCCTGTCGGGCGGCGAGCAGGCACGGCTGGGCCTGGCCTGCGTCCTGGCCGCCGCGCCTCGGGTGCTGCTTCTCGACGAGCCGACCAACCACCTCGACGAGTCGGCGCTGACCTGGCTGGAGGACCGGCTGCGCGAGCACCGGGGCACGGTGGTCGTGGTGTCGCACGACCGGGTCTTCCTCGACCGGGTCGCCACGGCGGTGCTCGAGGTCGAGGACGGCGCCGTCACCCGCTTCGGCGGCGGCTACACCGGGTTCCTGTCGGCCAAGAACGCGGCGCGGGCACGCTGGGAGCAGTCCTACGCGGCGTGGTGCGAGGAGGTGCGGCAGGTGCGCGAGCATGCCGCCACCACCGCCCACCGGGTCGCCGCCGGGCGGACGATGCGCGACAACAACAAGATGGCTTACGACCGCAACGCCGGGCGGGTGCAGAGCTCGGTGGCCAGCCGGGTCCGCAATGCCCACGAGCGGCTGCGCCGGTTGCTGGACGACCCGGTGCCGCGCCCGCCGGACCCGTTGCGCTTCCGCGGCACGTTCGGCGCGGCCGCCGCCGATCCCGCATACGAGCAGGCGATTCGGGTGGCGGACAGAGCGATGGATGGCGGAGGCGCCGATCGGCGTGCGGTGGCCGACCTGCGCGACATCCGGGTCGGTGACCGGTTGCGGGTCCAGTCGCTGACGATCGAGGCAGGCGACCGGCTGCTGGTGCGCGGCCCCAACGGCGCGGGCAAGTCCACGCTGCTGCGGACCATCGCCGAGCACGCCCGCGACCACGTCAGGGTCGGCTACCTGCCCCAGGAGGTCACGTTCGACCCCGACCTGGCGGTCTTGGCCGCCTACGGGCACGGCTACGCGGACGAGCGCGCGCCGGCGCTGCTGAGCACCGGCCTGTTCAGGCCGCACACGCTCGGCCAGAAGGTCGGCGAGCTGTCGGTCGGGCAGCGGCGCCGGCTCGCACTGGCCAGGCTGCTGGCCGCCGAGCATGACCTGCTGCTGCTCGACGAGCCCACCAACCACCTGTCACCGCTCCTGGCCGAGGAGCTGGAGCAGGCGCTCGACGGCTACCGCGGCACGCTGGTCGTGGTGTCGCACGACCGCGCGCTCACGCGGCGTTTCCAGGGCAAAGAACTCCACCTCGCGGGAGGACGCATATGTTGA
- a CDS encoding virginiamycin B lyase family protein — MLTRIGAGAPYGIATGTDGALWFTLVHEGRIGRLMPGQEPMIHQLDPADGQPTVIAPGPDGMMWFTEGKGGRVCRITADGQVTTHAADSPYGIAAGPDSAMWFTQMRSGRIGRIAADGSSAEFEVPVEGGGMPAFITAGPDGAMWFTLNQGNAVGRVSLEGEVVVHPLPTAGAGPVGITCGPDEALWFVEIGAGQVGRIDTSGKVDEYPLPDRECRPHAIVTGPDGALWFTEWAADRVGRITTDGIIEEHPLPRLPGEPSKVEPHGLTVGPDGAIWVALEAGALARLT; from the coding sequence ATGTTGACCAGGATCGGCGCCGGCGCGCCGTACGGCATCGCCACGGGGACGGACGGGGCGCTCTGGTTCACGCTCGTCCACGAGGGACGGATCGGCAGGCTGATGCCCGGCCAGGAGCCGATGATCCACCAGCTCGACCCGGCCGACGGCCAGCCGACCGTGATCGCGCCCGGACCCGACGGAATGATGTGGTTCACGGAAGGCAAAGGCGGGCGGGTCTGCCGCATCACCGCCGACGGGCAGGTGACCACGCACGCGGCGGACTCGCCGTACGGGATCGCCGCGGGTCCGGACAGCGCCATGTGGTTCACGCAGATGCGGAGCGGAAGGATCGGGCGCATCGCGGCGGATGGGTCGTCGGCGGAGTTCGAGGTGCCGGTGGAGGGCGGCGGCATGCCGGCCTTCATCACGGCGGGCCCGGACGGTGCGATGTGGTTCACGCTCAACCAGGGCAACGCGGTGGGGCGGGTCTCGTTGGAGGGTGAGGTGGTCGTTCACCCGCTTCCGACAGCGGGGGCCGGGCCGGTGGGGATCACGTGCGGGCCGGATGAGGCGTTGTGGTTCGTCGAGATCGGCGCCGGTCAGGTCGGGCGGATCGACACGTCAGGGAAGGTTGATGAATATCCGCTTCCCGATCGGGAGTGCCGGCCGCATGCGATCGTGACCGGCCCCGATGGCGCCCTGTGGTTCACCGAGTGGGCCGCTGATCGTGTCGGGCGCATCACCACCGACGGCATCATCGAAGAGCACCCGCTCCCCCGCCTGCCTGGCGAGCCCAGCAAGGTGGAGCCCCATGGGCTGACCGTCGGGCCCGACGGCGCGATCTGGGTGGCGTTGGAAGCGGGGGCGCTGGCCCGCCTCACCTGA
- a CDS encoding quinone oxidoreductase family protein — protein sequence MRAIIVSAQGGPEVLEYAERPDPVPGDGEVVVDVAASGVNFIDIYHRSGAYPLPLPTTIGSEGAGTVSAVGAGVRDVAVGDTVAWAGVLGSYAEKAVVPADRVVPVPDGVPAEVAAAAMLQGMTAHYLTHSTYAVKEGDQVLVHAGAGGMGQLLIQIAKFTGAKVYTTVSTSEKEKLAREAGADEVLRYDTFAEALRGRIDVVYDGVGATTFDGGLEALRPRGLMALYGAASGPVPPVDPQTLNKQGSLFLTRPTLVHYIAERAELLQRASDLFGWIASGQVTINISHRYPLADARHAHEDLAARRTTGKLLLIP from the coding sequence ATGCGTGCCATCATCGTCTCCGCCCAAGGCGGTCCAGAGGTTCTCGAATACGCCGAACGTCCCGATCCGGTCCCCGGTGACGGCGAGGTCGTGGTGGACGTCGCCGCCAGCGGCGTCAACTTCATCGACATCTACCACCGCTCCGGCGCCTACCCGCTCCCCCTCCCCACGACAATCGGCTCCGAGGGCGCGGGGACCGTGTCGGCCGTCGGGGCGGGGGTGCGGGACGTGGCCGTGGGCGACACCGTGGCCTGGGCCGGCGTGCTGGGCAGCTACGCCGAGAAGGCCGTGGTCCCGGCCGATCGGGTGGTGCCGGTGCCGGACGGGGTGCCGGCCGAGGTGGCGGCCGCGGCGATGTTGCAGGGCATGACCGCCCATTACCTGACCCACTCCACGTACGCGGTCAAGGAGGGCGACCAGGTCCTCGTGCACGCGGGAGCGGGCGGCATGGGGCAACTGCTGATCCAGATCGCCAAGTTCACGGGCGCCAAGGTCTACACGACGGTCTCCACCAGCGAGAAGGAGAAGCTGGCCCGCGAGGCCGGCGCGGACGAGGTGCTGCGGTACGACACCTTCGCGGAGGCGCTGCGCGGCAGGATCGACGTCGTGTACGACGGCGTCGGCGCGACCACGTTCGACGGCGGGCTGGAGGCGCTGCGTCCGCGCGGCCTCATGGCCCTGTACGGCGCGGCCAGCGGCCCGGTGCCGCCGGTGGATCCGCAGACGCTCAACAAGCAGGGCTCGCTCTTCCTGACCAGGCCCACGCTCGTGCACTACATCGCCGAGCGGGCGGAGCTGCTCCAGCGCGCGTCCGACCTGTTCGGCTGGATCGCGTCCGGGCAGGTCACGATCAACATCTCGCACCGCTACCCGCTGGCCGACGCGCGGCACGCCCATGAGGATCTGGCGGCCCGCCGTACCACCGGGAAGTTGCTTCTCATACCCTGA
- a CDS encoding LysE family translocator: MDIAGSVWSFAAVVALLTITPGLDTALVLRTSLVAGRRPAWGVTLGIQLGTLIWGVLTAAGLSALLAASQPAYTALRWAGAAYLVWMGLRMVLARHDPQELPEQPQEVGFGKGFGRGLMTNLLNPKVGAFYVAMLPQFIPDEAPHAVMGLLLAGVHVAEGLVWSAALIGFASLMSGFLRSPRVRRFLDRLTGVVIVGFGVRLAVSE; encoded by the coding sequence ATGGACATCGCGGGATCTGTCTGGTCGTTCGCCGCCGTGGTGGCTCTGCTGACCATCACCCCGGGCCTGGACACGGCCTTGGTCCTGCGGACGTCGTTGGTGGCCGGGAGGCGGCCGGCCTGGGGTGTGACGCTGGGCATCCAGCTCGGCACGCTCATCTGGGGTGTGCTGACCGCGGCGGGGCTGTCGGCGCTGCTGGCGGCCTCGCAGCCGGCGTACACCGCGCTGCGCTGGGCGGGGGCGGCGTACCTGGTGTGGATGGGGCTGCGCATGGTCCTGGCCAGGCACGACCCTCAGGAGTTGCCCGAACAGCCGCAGGAGGTCGGGTTCGGGAAGGGGTTCGGGCGCGGGCTCATGACGAACCTGCTCAACCCCAAGGTGGGGGCGTTCTACGTGGCCATGTTGCCGCAGTTCATCCCGGACGAGGCGCCGCATGCCGTCATGGGGTTGCTGCTGGCAGGCGTGCACGTGGCCGAGGGGCTGGTGTGGAGCGCGGCGCTGATCGGGTTCGCGTCGCTGATGAGCGGCTTCCTGAGGTCCCCGAGGGTGAGGCGGTTCCTGGACCGGCTGACGGGTGTCGTGATCGTCGGGTTCGGCGTGCGGTTGGCCGTCAGCGAGTGA
- a CDS encoding PucR family transcriptional regulator, with protein sequence MAISEMPADLLGGHRQVLAECAATGRSPDRAALEACRAAGTRAAELGISVRALVVAALAAAEDLPPVLPALRRLISALMEGYEQAQLAAIRGEEAARREFVDDLLQGRAERLAERAEHFGLRLAESYVVAVARGMRDGDEERIERDLIARFGSHNVLVAVRDGLLVCVTPATLPAAVGEFTHHVRSRFPAGWRVGVGRAHRGPGGVVTSFREAADALGLADGLGLRADVVKAADLLVFPVLLRDRSAIEDLVTTVLSPLLGARGGHEPLLETLEAIFASQGNQAAAARRLGLSTRAVTYRLERIRRLTGFSPDDPTQRFTLETAVLGARLLGWPAGFSH encoded by the coding sequence ATGGCGATCTCCGAGATGCCCGCCGACCTGCTCGGCGGGCATCGCCAAGTGCTGGCCGAATGCGCCGCGACCGGCCGGTCGCCGGACCGCGCGGCGCTCGAGGCCTGCCGTGCCGCCGGCACACGCGCCGCCGAGTTAGGGATCTCCGTGCGGGCGCTGGTGGTCGCCGCGCTCGCCGCCGCCGAGGACCTGCCCCCGGTGCTGCCGGCGCTGCGCAGGTTGATCTCGGCGCTGATGGAGGGGTACGAGCAGGCGCAGCTCGCGGCCATCCGCGGCGAGGAGGCGGCACGCAGGGAGTTCGTGGACGACCTGCTCCAGGGCCGGGCCGAACGGCTGGCCGAGCGGGCCGAGCACTTCGGGCTGCGGCTGGCCGAGTCGTACGTGGTGGCCGTGGCCCGGGGCATGCGCGACGGTGACGAGGAACGTATCGAGCGTGACCTGATCGCCCGCTTCGGCTCGCACAACGTGCTGGTCGCCGTACGCGACGGGTTGCTGGTGTGCGTGACGCCCGCGACGTTGCCGGCCGCCGTGGGGGAGTTCACCCACCACGTACGCTCCCGCTTCCCGGCCGGGTGGCGGGTCGGCGTCGGCCGGGCGCACCGGGGACCCGGCGGCGTGGTGACCTCCTTCAGGGAGGCGGCCGACGCCCTGGGGCTGGCGGACGGGCTGGGCCTGCGCGCCGACGTGGTCAAGGCGGCCGACCTGCTGGTGTTCCCCGTGCTGTTGCGGGACAGGAGTGCCATCGAAGATCTGGTGACCACCGTGCTGAGCCCGCTGCTCGGGGCGCGGGGCGGGCACGAGCCGCTGCTCGAGACGCTGGAGGCGATCTTCGCCTCGCAGGGCAATCAGGCGGCCGCCGCCCGGCGGCTGGGGCTCAGCACGCGGGCGGTGACGTACCGGCTGGAACGAATCCGCCGCCTGACCGGCTTCTCACCCGACGACCCGACGCAGCGCTTCACCTTGGAGACCGCGGTGCTCGGCGCCCGCCTGCTGGGCTGGCCCGCCGGCTTCAGCCACTGA
- a CDS encoding ABC transporter permease subunit: protein MIAKSLRDYRRALIWWMIGISAFLTVYLSIYENVRQDPATFNAQAMAKFPGPLRDLMGGLGDLSIGAGYLQSVVYQLFVPMLFIVCATLLANRAIAQPEETGTLELVVTLPVDRKRLVLQRFAALVVALLAVAVVTLAVVWAVGESVQIGVPFDRLLAAQTGVFLLGLFAGTVALTAGAATGRRVIASAVVGVWIVAGYMVVTVGRSVEAISWLRWLSPFHYYAEGRPLYEGLPVGDYLVLAGATAVLVLTAVLAFDRRDVGV from the coding sequence GTGATCGCCAAGAGTCTGCGTGACTACCGGCGGGCGCTCATCTGGTGGATGATCGGCATCAGCGCCTTCCTGACCGTCTACCTGAGCATTTACGAGAACGTCCGGCAGGACCCCGCGACGTTCAACGCCCAGGCCATGGCCAAGTTCCCGGGCCCGCTGCGCGACCTCATGGGCGGTCTAGGCGACCTGAGCATCGGCGCCGGATACCTGCAGTCGGTCGTCTACCAGCTGTTCGTGCCGATGTTGTTCATCGTGTGCGCGACGTTGCTGGCCAACCGGGCGATCGCGCAGCCGGAGGAGACCGGCACGCTGGAGCTGGTCGTCACGTTGCCCGTGGACCGCAAGCGGCTGGTGCTCCAGCGGTTCGCGGCGCTGGTCGTGGCCCTGCTGGCGGTGGCCGTGGTGACGCTGGCCGTGGTGTGGGCGGTGGGCGAGTCCGTCCAGATCGGGGTGCCGTTCGACCGGCTCCTGGCCGCGCAGACCGGGGTGTTCCTGCTCGGGCTGTTCGCCGGCACGGTGGCGCTGACCGCCGGCGCGGCCACCGGGCGCAGGGTGATCGCCTCGGCCGTGGTCGGCGTGTGGATCGTGGCCGGCTACATGGTCGTCACCGTGGGCCGCTCGGTGGAGGCGATCTCCTGGCTGAGGTGGCTCTCGCCGTTCCACTACTACGCCGAGGGCCGGCCCCTCTATGAAGGGCTGCCGGTCGGCGACTACCTTGTGCTGGCGGGCGCGACGGCCGTGCTCGTGCTGACCGCGGTCCTCGCCTTCGACAGGCGCGACGTAGGGGTGTGA
- a CDS encoding ABC transporter ATP-binding protein, producing the protein MTAVVQAEGLTKYYGKRRGLEDLTLEIQPGEIFGYLGPNGAGKTTTIRLLLDVIRPTRGLVRVLGADPREPAIRSRIGYLPGELALEGRDRARDYLRFLGRVRGGVPDSRIDALAERFDADLSVQMRKLSKGNKQKVGLIQAFMHEPEFLILDEPTGGLDPLVQQEFLALVREVRTSGRTVLMSSHVLAEVENVSDRVGIVRDGRLVAVENVAALREKAVRRVELHFESPVPHAAFENLPGVRDLRVEGASVSCTIDGRPDALIKTAARFTVVHMVSAEPDLEEIFLTYYSDEEGHRDRQESA; encoded by the coding sequence ATGACAGCAGTGGTGCAGGCCGAAGGGCTGACCAAGTATTACGGGAAACGCCGGGGGCTGGAGGATCTCACGCTCGAGATCCAGCCGGGCGAGATCTTCGGCTATCTCGGGCCGAACGGCGCCGGCAAGACCACCACGATCAGGCTCCTGCTCGACGTGATCAGGCCGACTCGCGGCCTGGTACGGGTGCTCGGCGCCGACCCGCGCGAACCCGCGATCCGGTCCAGGATCGGCTACCTGCCGGGCGAACTGGCCCTGGAGGGCCGTGACCGGGCCAGGGACTATCTGCGCTTCCTCGGCCGGGTACGCGGCGGCGTGCCCGACTCCCGCATCGACGCGCTGGCCGAGCGATTCGACGCCGACCTGTCGGTGCAGATGCGCAAGCTCTCCAAGGGCAACAAGCAGAAGGTCGGGCTGATCCAGGCGTTCATGCACGAGCCCGAGTTCCTCATACTCGACGAGCCGACCGGCGGGCTGGACCCGCTGGTGCAGCAGGAGTTCCTGGCCCTGGTGCGGGAGGTGCGGACCTCGGGCCGTACCGTGCTCATGTCCTCGCACGTGCTGGCCGAGGTGGAGAACGTCTCCGACCGGGTCGGCATCGTCCGCGACGGCCGCCTCGTGGCCGTGGAGAACGTCGCCGCGCTGCGGGAGAAGGCGGTGCGCCGGGTCGAGCTGCACTTCGAGTCGCCCGTGCCGCACGCCGCCTTCGAGAACCTGCCGGGAGTCCGGGACCTGCGGGTGGAGGGCGCGAGCGTGAGCTGCACGATCGACGGCCGCCCGGACGCCCTGATCAAGACGGCCGCCCGGTTCACCGTGGTGCACATGGTCAGCGCGGAGCCGGACCTGGAGGAGATCTTCCTCACCTACTACAGCGACGAGGAGGGGCACCGTGATCGCCAAGAGTCTGCGTGA
- a CDS encoding patatin-like phospholipase family protein codes for METAFVLGGGGVLGAHEVGMLQALDEAGVRPDLVVGTSVGALNGVVIAAAPGEAVARLTGLWRSDVVRTAFAGSWMARLSTLARTGTHLHPMGPLRDVLSETVRVSRIEDLEVPFQCVAASVERAAAHWFTSGPLVEAVLASCAVPGLLPPVVIGGEHFYDGGLVHSIPVGRAVQLGAKRVYVLHVGRIERPLSPPRRFWEVGMVAFEIARRHRFAEDMASLPPGVEVHVLPAGVTEPLSPLRYRNLSQIAACIERAYEASSRYLGDGGG; via the coding sequence GTGGAGACCGCGTTCGTGCTCGGTGGCGGCGGCGTGCTCGGCGCGCACGAGGTGGGGATGCTGCAGGCGCTGGACGAGGCGGGCGTCAGGCCCGACCTCGTGGTCGGCACGTCGGTCGGCGCGCTCAACGGCGTGGTGATCGCGGCCGCCCCGGGCGAGGCGGTGGCCAGGCTGACGGGGCTGTGGCGTTCCGACGTCGTCCGTACGGCGTTCGCCGGGTCGTGGATGGCCCGGCTGTCGACGCTGGCCAGGACCGGCACCCACCTGCACCCGATGGGGCCGCTCAGGGACGTCCTCAGTGAGACGGTACGGGTCTCCCGGATCGAGGATCTGGAGGTGCCGTTCCAGTGCGTGGCGGCGTCGGTCGAGCGGGCGGCGGCGCACTGGTTCACCAGCGGGCCGCTGGTCGAGGCGGTGCTGGCGTCGTGCGCCGTGCCCGGGCTGCTGCCGCCCGTCGTGATCGGCGGCGAGCACTTCTACGACGGCGGGCTGGTGCACAGCATCCCCGTCGGGCGGGCCGTGCAACTCGGGGCCAAGCGCGTGTACGTGCTGCACGTCGGGCGGATCGAGCGGCCGCTGTCACCGCCCAGGCGGTTCTGGGAGGTGGGGATGGTGGCGTTCGAGATCGCGCGGCGGCACCGCTTCGCCGAGGACATGGCGAGTCTGCCGCCCGGGGTTGAGGTGCACGTGCTGCCCGCCGGGGTGACCGAGCCGCTCTCGCCGCTGCGTTATCGCAACCTGTCGCAGATCGCGGCCTGCATCGAGCGGGCCTACGAGGCGTCTTCCCGCTACCTGGGCGACGGAGGAGGATGA